The Mycolicibacterium doricum genome includes a region encoding these proteins:
- a CDS encoding MBL fold metallo-hydrolase has protein sequence MAAALTAVTDRVHLARTDLVNWTLVADDAGVLLIDAGFPGHRDDVVESVRRLGFGVDDIRAILLTHAHVDHFGSAIWFAETHGVPVYAHADEVGHAKRDYLEQVSPLAVARHAWQPRWLKWSLAISGKGGTHRGGIPTAQALTDEVAATLPGTPRAVPTPGHTGGHCSYLVDGVLVSGDALVTGHPLLTDIRPQLLPDLFNHDQRRCVGSLAALASLQTDVLLPGHGPLWRGPIGEAAQAAAR, from the coding sequence ATGGCAGCAGCACTGACAGCCGTGACCGACCGGGTTCACCTCGCGCGGACCGACCTGGTGAACTGGACGCTGGTCGCCGACGACGCAGGCGTGCTGCTCATCGACGCCGGCTTTCCCGGGCACCGCGACGACGTCGTAGAGTCCGTACGGCGGTTGGGTTTCGGAGTCGACGACATCCGCGCAATCCTGTTGACACACGCTCACGTCGACCACTTCGGTTCGGCGATCTGGTTCGCCGAGACGCACGGCGTGCCGGTCTACGCCCACGCCGACGAGGTCGGCCACGCCAAACGCGACTACCTCGAACAGGTGTCTCCGCTCGCCGTCGCCAGACATGCCTGGCAGCCCCGCTGGCTGAAATGGTCGTTGGCCATCAGCGGCAAAGGCGGGACACACCGCGGTGGCATCCCGACCGCCCAAGCCCTGACCGACGAGGTCGCCGCGACGCTGCCCGGAACCCCGAGAGCCGTCCCGACGCCCGGCCACACCGGCGGCCACTGTTCCTACCTCGTCGACGGCGTACTCGTCAGTGGCGACGCGCTGGTGACCGGTCACCCACTGCTCACCGACATCCGCCCGCAGCTGCTGCCTGATCTCTTCAACCACGACCAGAGGCGCTGCGTGGGCAGCCTCGCCGCGCTGGCGTCGCTACAGACCGATGTACTGCTGCCCGGACACGGTCCGCTGTGGCGCGGACCGATCGGCGAGGCTGCGCAGGCCGCCGCCCGCTAG
- the fgd gene encoding glucose-6-phosphate dehydrogenase (coenzyme-F420): protein MAELTLGYKASAEQFAPRELVELAVAAEAHGMDSATVSDHFQPWRHEGGHAPFSLAWMTAVGERTERLQLGTSVLTPTFRYNPAVIAQAFATMACLYPNRIFLGVGTGEALNEIATGYEGDWPDFKERFARLRESVRLMRELWLGDRVDFEGEYYRTKGALIYDVPEGGVPVYVAAGGPVVAKYAGRSGDGFICTSGKGEELYRDRLLPAVAEGADAAGKNVDDVDKMIEIKISYDTDPELALENTRFWAPLSLTPEQKHSIDDPIEMEKAADELPIEQVAKRWIVASDPEEAVEKVKDYVGWGLNHLVFHAPGHDQRRFLELFQRDLEPRLRKLG from the coding sequence ATGGCTGAACTCACACTGGGATACAAGGCGTCGGCGGAGCAGTTCGCGCCGCGGGAACTCGTCGAACTAGCGGTGGCGGCCGAAGCGCACGGGATGGACAGCGCGACGGTCAGTGATCACTTCCAGCCGTGGCGCCACGAGGGTGGGCATGCACCGTTCTCGTTGGCGTGGATGACCGCCGTCGGTGAGCGCACCGAGCGCCTGCAGCTGGGCACGTCGGTGCTGACGCCGACGTTCCGGTACAACCCGGCCGTTATCGCGCAGGCTTTCGCGACGATGGCGTGTCTGTACCCTAACCGGATCTTCCTCGGTGTGGGCACCGGCGAGGCACTCAACGAGATCGCTACCGGATATGAGGGCGACTGGCCGGACTTCAAGGAGCGGTTCGCGCGGCTGCGCGAATCGGTGCGGTTGATGCGGGAGCTGTGGCTGGGCGACCGCGTCGACTTCGAGGGGGAGTATTACCGCACCAAGGGTGCGTTGATCTACGACGTGCCTGAAGGTGGTGTGCCGGTATATGTCGCGGCGGGCGGGCCAGTGGTCGCCAAGTACGCCGGCCGCTCTGGTGACGGTTTCATCTGCACCTCCGGCAAGGGTGAGGAGCTGTACCGGGACAGGCTGCTGCCTGCGGTCGCCGAAGGCGCCGACGCGGCCGGTAAGAACGTCGACGACGTCGACAAGATGATCGAAATCAAGATCTCCTACGACACCGATCCCGAACTGGCGCTGGAGAACACGCGGTTCTGGGCGCCGTTGTCGCTGACCCCCGAACAGAAGCACAGTATCGACGACCCGATCGAGATGGAGAAGGCCGCCGACGAGTTGCCGATCGAACAGGTCGCCAAGCGCTGGATCGTGGCATCAGATCCGGAGGAGGCCGTCGAGAAGGTCAAGGACTATGTCGGATGGGGCTTGAACCACTTGGTGTTCCACGCCCCGGGCCACGACCAGCGCCGCTTCCTCGAACTGTTCCAGCGGGATCTGGAGCCACGGCTGCGCAAGCTTGGCTGA
- the pta gene encoding phosphate acetyltransferase: MPDQTDSRVSAIYVASPEGDTGKSTIALGLLDRLTATAAKVGVFRPITRQGPARDYILELLLAHATAGLPYEDCVGVSYHQLHEDPDNALADIVDRFHRVADRCDAVLIVGSDYTDVASPSELSMNARIAANLSAPVVLAVKARGRTPEEVVQVVDLCLDEIAVHHAHTAAVVANRCDPDQLDEVRQALQRNGGPQAYVLPEEPVLVAPSVAELRDAVDGTMISGDETLLVREAMDVLVAGMTAEHVLERLTEGVTVVTPGDRSDVVLVVASAHAAEGFPSLSSIILNGGLQLHPSVARLVAGLGLRLPIVATDYGTFETASRVAGTRGRVTATSARKIDTALTLMETHVDTAELLSRLAIPIPTVTTPQMFTYQLLDRARADRKRIVLPEGDDDRILKAAGRLLARGVADLTILGEEARVRARAAELGVDLSAAAVLDPRTSDLCDRFAEQYAELRKHKGVTVEQAREVIHDVSYFGTMLVHNDMVDGMVSGAAHTTAHTVRPAFEIIKTLPDVSTVSSIFLMCLADRVLAYGDCAIVVNPTSEQLADIAISSARTAARFGIEPRVAMLSYSTGTSGTGADVEKVREATELVHKREPDLLVEGPIQYDAAVEPSVAKTKMPESPVAGRATVLIFPDLNTGNNTYKAVQRSAGAIAIGPVLQGLNKPVNDLSRGALVEDIVNTVAITAIQAQGD, translated from the coding sequence GTGCCCGACCAGACCGACTCGCGCGTCTCTGCGATCTACGTCGCGTCGCCGGAAGGCGACACCGGGAAATCGACCATCGCGCTCGGACTGCTCGACCGCCTGACGGCCACCGCCGCCAAGGTGGGCGTGTTCCGGCCCATCACCCGGCAGGGTCCGGCACGGGACTACATCCTGGAGCTGTTGCTGGCCCACGCCACGGCAGGCCTGCCGTACGAGGACTGCGTGGGAGTGAGTTATCACCAACTGCACGAGGACCCCGACAACGCGCTCGCCGATATCGTCGACCGATTCCACCGCGTCGCGGACCGATGCGACGCTGTGCTGATCGTGGGTAGCGACTACACGGACGTGGCCAGCCCGAGCGAGCTGTCGATGAACGCGCGTATCGCCGCCAACCTCAGCGCGCCGGTCGTCCTCGCCGTCAAGGCCCGCGGACGCACTCCCGAGGAGGTCGTCCAGGTCGTCGACCTTTGCCTCGACGAGATCGCCGTCCACCACGCGCACACCGCCGCGGTGGTGGCCAACCGATGTGATCCCGACCAGCTCGACGAGGTGCGCCAGGCGCTGCAGCGCAACGGCGGCCCGCAGGCCTACGTGTTGCCCGAGGAACCGGTGCTCGTTGCGCCGTCGGTCGCCGAACTGCGCGACGCTGTCGACGGCACCATGATCAGCGGCGACGAGACACTGCTGGTCCGCGAGGCGATGGACGTGCTGGTCGCGGGCATGACCGCCGAACACGTGCTGGAGCGGTTGACCGAAGGCGTCACCGTGGTGACACCCGGCGATCGGTCCGACGTGGTCCTTGTCGTCGCCAGCGCCCATGCGGCCGAAGGGTTTCCGTCGTTGTCGAGCATCATCCTCAACGGTGGGCTGCAGCTGCATCCTTCGGTCGCCAGACTGGTCGCCGGGCTGGGGCTGCGGTTGCCGATCGTCGCCACCGACTACGGCACGTTCGAGACCGCCAGTCGGGTGGCGGGCACCAGAGGGCGGGTGACCGCCACGTCGGCGCGCAAGATCGACACCGCGCTGACGCTGATGGAGACCCATGTCGACACCGCGGAGCTGTTGAGCCGGTTGGCGATTCCGATCCCGACGGTCACCACCCCGCAGATGTTCACCTACCAGCTTCTCGACCGGGCGCGGGCGGACCGCAAGCGGATCGTCCTGCCCGAGGGGGACGACGACCGCATCCTCAAAGCGGCGGGCCGCCTGCTGGCGCGCGGCGTCGCGGATCTGACGATCCTCGGGGAGGAGGCACGGGTGCGAGCTCGTGCCGCCGAACTCGGCGTCGACCTGAGCGCCGCGGCGGTGCTCGATCCGCGGACCAGCGACCTGTGCGACCGGTTCGCCGAGCAGTATGCCGAACTGCGCAAGCACAAGGGCGTCACCGTCGAGCAGGCCCGGGAGGTCATCCACGACGTCTCGTACTTCGGCACCATGCTGGTGCACAACGACATGGTCGACGGCATGGTCTCCGGTGCGGCGCACACCACGGCACACACGGTCCGTCCGGCGTTCGAGATCATCAAGACCCTGCCCGACGTGTCGACGGTCTCGAGCATTTTCCTGATGTGTCTGGCGGACCGGGTGCTGGCCTACGGCGACTGCGCCATCGTTGTCAACCCGACTTCCGAACAGTTGGCCGACATCGCCATCTCCTCCGCGCGCACGGCGGCGCGGTTCGGCATCGAGCCTCGGGTGGCGATGTTGTCCTACTCGACGGGCACATCCGGCACCGGCGCCGACGTGGAGAAGGTGCGCGAGGCAACCGAACTCGTGCACAAGCGGGAACCCGACCTGCTCGTCGAGGGCCCGATCCAGTACGACGCCGCCGTGGAACCGTCGGTCGCCAAGACGAAGATGCCGGAGTCACCCGTCGCCGGCCGGGCCACCGTGCTGATCTTCCCCGATCTCAACACCGGCAACAACACCTACAAGGCAGTGCAGCGCAGCGCCGGGGCGATCGCCATCGGCCCGGTCCTGCAGGGGCTCAACAAACCGGTCAACGACCTCTCGCGGGGCGCCCTGGTCGAAGACATCGTCAACACGGTCGCGATCACCGCGATCCAGGCCCAGGGGGACTGA
- a CDS encoding acetate kinase, with product MARTVLVLNSGSSSVKFQLVEPDTGRAVANGIVERIGEESSSASLTYGEREVTRDDPVADHDAALRAAFDLFDAAGADLGTGLVAVGHRVVHGGPDLYRPTVIDDALVGKLEELATLAPLHNPPAVLGIRVARKALPDLPHVAVFDTAYFHDLPAAAATYAIDRDIAEQWHIRRYGFHGTSHRYVSEQAALFLDAPLSSLSQLVLHLGNGASASAILGGRPVDTSMGLTPMEGLVMGTRSGDIDPGVFAYLWRTAGMAVDEIETMLNKRAGVRGLGGEIDFRLLHQRIQSGDEQAQLAYDVYIHRLRKYIGAYLALLGSTDVVVFTAGVGENDAAVRRDALSGMGRLGIELDEHLNESPSHAARRISAETSPTTVLVIPTNEELAIARACLDVI from the coding sequence ATGGCCCGCACAGTGCTCGTGCTCAACTCCGGCTCCTCGTCGGTGAAATTCCAACTGGTCGAACCGGATACCGGGCGCGCCGTGGCGAACGGAATCGTCGAGCGCATCGGCGAGGAATCCTCTTCGGCGAGCCTGACATACGGCGAGCGGGAGGTGACCCGCGACGACCCCGTCGCCGACCATGACGCTGCGCTGAGGGCGGCGTTCGACCTGTTCGACGCGGCCGGCGCGGATCTGGGCACAGGCCTGGTCGCCGTCGGGCACCGTGTCGTCCACGGCGGCCCGGATCTCTATCGGCCCACCGTCATCGACGACGCCCTGGTCGGAAAGCTCGAGGAGCTGGCTACGCTGGCGCCGCTGCACAATCCGCCTGCCGTACTCGGTATCCGGGTGGCCCGCAAGGCGCTGCCCGACCTGCCACACGTCGCGGTGTTCGACACCGCCTACTTCCACGACTTGCCTGCCGCCGCGGCGACCTACGCGATCGACCGGGACATCGCCGAGCAGTGGCACATCCGGCGCTACGGGTTCCACGGCACGTCGCATCGGTATGTCAGCGAGCAGGCCGCACTGTTCCTCGACGCCCCGTTGTCGTCGTTGAGCCAGCTCGTGCTGCACCTGGGCAACGGTGCTTCGGCGTCGGCGATCCTCGGTGGCCGACCGGTCGACACCTCGATGGGTTTGACGCCGATGGAGGGACTGGTGATGGGCACCCGGTCCGGCGACATCGATCCCGGCGTCTTCGCCTATCTCTGGCGGACAGCTGGTATGGCGGTCGACGAGATCGAGACGATGCTCAACAAGCGGGCCGGGGTACGTGGTCTTGGTGGTGAGATCGACTTCAGGCTGCTGCATCAGCGCATCCAAAGCGGTGACGAACAAGCGCAACTCGCCTACGACGTGTACATTCACCGGCTGCGCAAGTACATCGGGGCTTACCTCGCGCTGCTGGGCAGCACGGACGTCGTCGTCTTCACCGCCGGGGTCGGCGAGAACGACGCCGCGGTGCGACGCGATGCGCTCTCGGGCATGGGCCGGCTGGGTATCGAGTTGGACGAGCATCTCAACGAGAGCCCGTCACATGCAGCTCGCCGCATCTCCGCCGAGACATCGCCGACCACGGTGCTCGTCATCCCGACCAACGAGGAGTTGGCGATCGCGCGGGCCTGCCTCGACGTGATCTGA
- a CDS encoding serine/threonine-protein kinase PknG, which yields MATSEHDLDPAVDEEPGTQPASLDDLDPDSASTMRPMATQAVFRPGFEDSDSIGVHTGDTEPQEHATTAIRTLSPVRRLGGGLVEIPRVPAKDPLQALMTNPVVAENKRFCWNCGRPVGRSTTGGKAQSEGWCPHCGSQYSFLPQLNPGDMVADQYEIKGCIAHGGLGWVYLAFDHNVNERPVVLKGLVHSGDAEAQAIAMAERQFLAEVTHPGIVKIYNFVEHEDKHGNPVGYIVMEYVGGTSLKQARGKRLPVAQAIGYMMEILPALGYLHSLGLTYNDLKPENIMLTEDQVKLIDLGAVSTINSFGYLYGTPGYQAPEIVRTGPTVQSDIYTVGRTLAALTLELRTRKGRYVEGLPADDPVLAQYDSFGRLLRRAIDPDPRRRFASTEEMSSQLLGVLREVVARDTGVPRPGLSVVFSPTRSTFGIDLLVAHTDVYVDGQVHSEKLTAREIVRALPVPLVDPSDVGAAVLSASVLSEPVQTLDQLRAARHGALDSEGIDLSESVELPLMEARALLDLGDVAKATRKLDDLAARVGWRWRLVWFRAVAELLSADYDAATKHFTEVLDTLPGELAPKLALAATAELAGSDLDQAPSRKFYETVWGTDHGIISAGFGLARAQSAEGDREGAVRTLDAVPATSRHFTTARLTSAVTLLSGRSSSEITEQQIRDAARRVEALPDTEPRVLQIRALVLGTAMDWLVDNSASTNHILGFPFTEHGLQLGVEASLRALARVAPTQAHRYALIDLANSVRPMSTF from the coding sequence ATGGCCACGTCCGAACACGACCTCGACCCCGCTGTCGACGAGGAACCCGGCACCCAACCGGCCAGCCTGGACGACCTCGATCCGGATTCGGCGTCGACGATGCGGCCGATGGCCACCCAGGCGGTGTTCCGCCCGGGCTTCGAGGACTCGGACAGCATCGGCGTGCACACCGGGGACACCGAACCGCAGGAGCACGCCACCACGGCGATCCGAACGCTGTCGCCGGTCCGCAGGCTCGGCGGCGGGCTGGTCGAGATCCCACGGGTGCCCGCCAAGGATCCCCTCCAAGCGCTGATGACCAATCCGGTGGTCGCCGAGAACAAGCGTTTCTGCTGGAACTGCGGGCGGCCGGTCGGGCGTTCGACAACGGGCGGCAAGGCCCAGTCGGAGGGCTGGTGCCCGCACTGCGGCAGCCAGTACTCGTTTCTGCCGCAACTCAATCCAGGTGACATGGTCGCCGACCAATACGAGATCAAAGGCTGCATCGCCCACGGCGGTCTGGGCTGGGTGTATCTGGCGTTCGACCACAATGTCAACGAGCGGCCGGTGGTGCTCAAGGGTCTGGTGCACTCCGGTGACGCCGAGGCGCAGGCCATCGCGATGGCGGAGCGGCAGTTCCTTGCCGAGGTGACGCATCCGGGGATCGTGAAGATCTACAACTTCGTCGAGCACGAGGACAAGCACGGCAACCCGGTTGGTTACATCGTGATGGAGTACGTCGGTGGGACGTCACTCAAACAGGCGAGGGGGAAACGGCTTCCGGTCGCTCAGGCTATCGGTTACATGATGGAGATCCTGCCGGCGCTGGGCTATCTGCATTCGCTTGGGCTGACCTACAACGACCTCAAACCCGAGAACATCATGCTGACCGAGGACCAGGTCAAGCTGATCGACCTCGGCGCGGTGTCGACGATCAACTCGTTCGGCTACCTGTACGGCACACCGGGTTACCAGGCACCCGAAATCGTGCGGACGGGGCCGACCGTGCAGAGCGACATCTACACCGTCGGGCGCACGCTGGCGGCCTTGACACTCGAATTGCGCACACGCAAGGGCCGTTACGTCGAGGGGTTACCCGCGGACGATCCGGTGCTCGCCCAGTACGACTCGTTCGGCCGGTTGCTGCGCCGCGCGATCGACCCGGACCCGCGGCGGCGGTTCGCCAGTACCGAGGAGATGTCGTCCCAGCTGCTCGGTGTGCTGCGTGAGGTGGTGGCCCGCGACACCGGCGTACCGAGACCCGGTCTCTCAGTGGTGTTCTCGCCCACCCGTTCGACGTTCGGCATCGACCTGCTGGTCGCCCATACCGATGTCTACGTCGACGGGCAGGTTCACTCGGAGAAGCTGACCGCGCGGGAGATCGTCAGGGCGCTACCCGTGCCGCTGGTGGATCCGTCCGACGTCGGCGCCGCGGTGTTGTCGGCCAGCGTGCTGAGCGAGCCGGTGCAGACGCTCGACCAGTTGCGTGCCGCCCGTCACGGTGCGCTGGATTCCGAGGGCATCGACCTGTCCGAATCCGTCGAGTTGCCGCTCATGGAGGCACGCGCGCTGCTCGACCTCGGTGACGTCGCGAAGGCCACCCGCAAGCTCGACGACTTGGCCGCCCGCGTCGGTTGGCGGTGGCGGCTGGTGTGGTTCCGCGCGGTCGCCGAACTGCTGTCGGCCGATTATGACGCCGCCACAAAGCATTTCACCGAGGTGCTCGACACGCTGCCCGGCGAGTTGGCGCCGAAGCTGGCGTTGGCGGCCACCGCCGAACTCGCCGGATCCGACCTCGACCAGGCGCCGTCGCGCAAGTTCTACGAGACGGTGTGGGGTACCGACCACGGCATCATCTCGGCGGGATTCGGTTTGGCCCGGGCGCAGTCCGCCGAGGGCGATCGGGAGGGCGCTGTGCGCACCCTCGACGCGGTTCCGGCCACCTCGAGGCATTTCACGACCGCCCGGCTGACCAGTGCGGTGACGCTGCTCTCAGGGCGGTCGTCGAGCGAGATCACCGAACAGCAGATCCGCGACGCCGCCCGCCGGGTGGAGGCGCTGCCCGACACCGAACCACGGGTGCTGCAGATCCGGGCGCTCGTGCTGGGCACCGCGATGGACTGGTTGGTCGACAATTCGGCGAGCACCAACCACATCCTGGGCTTCCCGTTCACCGAGCACGGACTACAGCTCGGCGTCGAGGCGTCGTTGCGTGCGCTGGCACGCGTTGCGCCCACCCAGGCACACCGTTACGCACTGATCGACCTGGCCAATAGCGTGCGCCCGATGAGCACGTTCTAA
- a CDS encoding glutamate ABC transporter substrate-binding protein, whose translation MAMRSVRLLASLTTAVVMLAGCGQAVSVVPTPGVTLAPPTPAGMAELPPEQARLPMPDNDDCDRRASLRPFPTRAEADAAVAYIRERGRLIVGLDIGSNLFSFRDPITGNITGFDVDIAGEIARDIFGSPAPVDYRILSSADRIVALQNNQVDVVVKTMTITCERKQQVGFSTVYLNASQRILVPRDSAITRAADLSGRRVCVVKGTTSLRRVQQISPPPIIVATVTWADCLVALQQRQVDAVSTDDAILAGLVTQDPYLHIVGPSMNQEPYGIGVNLENTGLVRFVNGTLQRIRSDGTWYALYRKWLSVLGPAPAPPAARYVD comes from the coding sequence ATGGCGATGAGGTCGGTCCGGCTGCTCGCCTCACTCACCACTGCGGTGGTGATGCTGGCCGGTTGCGGGCAGGCGGTCTCGGTGGTACCGACCCCCGGTGTGACGCTGGCGCCACCCACCCCGGCCGGCATGGCGGAGTTGCCGCCCGAACAGGCGCGGTTGCCGATGCCCGACAACGACGACTGCGACCGTAGGGCGAGCCTGCGCCCCTTCCCCACTCGCGCCGAGGCCGACGCCGCAGTGGCCTACATCCGTGAGCGCGGCAGGCTCATCGTCGGGCTCGACATCGGCAGCAACCTGTTCTCCTTCCGCGATCCCATCACCGGCAACATCACCGGTTTCGACGTCGACATCGCCGGTGAGATCGCCCGCGACATCTTCGGCAGCCCAGCCCCGGTCGACTACCGGATTTTGTCGTCGGCGGACCGGATCGTCGCACTGCAGAACAACCAGGTCGACGTCGTGGTCAAGACCATGACGATCACCTGTGAGCGCAAGCAGCAGGTCGGCTTCTCGACGGTGTACCTCAACGCCAGCCAGCGGATTCTGGTTCCGCGGGATTCGGCGATCACGCGGGCCGCGGACCTGTCGGGCCGGCGGGTGTGCGTGGTGAAGGGGACGACGTCACTGCGCCGGGTCCAGCAGATCAGCCCCCCGCCCATCATCGTGGCCACCGTCACCTGGGCGGACTGCCTGGTGGCGTTGCAGCAGCGGCAGGTCGACGCGGTCAGCACCGACGACGCGATCCTGGCCGGGCTGGTGACCCAAGACCCCTATCTGCACATCGTCGGGCCGAGTATGAACCAGGAGCCCTACGGAATCGGGGTGAACCTGGAGAACACCGGGCTGGTGCGGTTCGTCAACGGGACCCTGCAGCGCATCCGCAGCGACGGCACCTGGTACGCGCTGTACCGCAAGTGGTTGTCGGTGCTGGGCCCGGCGCCCGCACCACCGGCGGCGAGGTACGTCGACTGA
- the glnX gene encoding protein kinase G-activating protein GlnX, with product MTVELAHPSTEPLASRSPTTPAHPRWWFLWTTPGRILTIGVVLAALAIASAFATSTTINDRQQALTTVLNHTEPLSFAAGELYSRLSVADAAAATAFIAGTEPRDVRQRYEQAITDAAVALTRASSGLTDEELVQLLGRINAELAVYTGLVETARTNNRAGNPVGSSYLSEASSLMQTQILPDAQRLYERTSAQVDQETGASTRIPAPVILVVLATLLFGLFANRWLARRTRRRVNIGFVAGGMAVLIMVLWVGTALAISTTDSRNAKGTGAQSLKTITTLAITAQQARADETLALIRRGDEEVRKQSYYQRIDGMQKKLADYLASEDAIDSADLIAAEDLLSRWRAADDRINAYIAVGNYQAATQVALGTGEDDSTPAFDKLNDALSNAIEQSRSQLRNDILNARRVLSGATAGAAALSAIAAVAVALGLWPRLSEYR from the coding sequence GTGACTGTGGAGTTGGCGCATCCCTCGACCGAGCCGCTGGCGTCCCGGTCGCCGACCACTCCCGCCCACCCACGCTGGTGGTTCCTGTGGACCACGCCGGGCCGCATCCTCACCATCGGTGTCGTGCTGGCTGCTCTGGCGATCGCCAGTGCGTTTGCCACGTCGACGACCATCAACGACCGTCAGCAGGCGCTCACCACCGTCCTCAACCACACCGAACCGCTGTCGTTCGCCGCCGGGGAGTTGTACAGCCGGCTGTCGGTGGCCGACGCCGCCGCGGCGACAGCGTTCATCGCCGGCACCGAACCCCGCGACGTACGCCAGCGCTACGAACAGGCCATCACCGATGCCGCGGTGGCCCTCACCCGGGCCTCGAGCGGGCTGACCGACGAGGAGCTGGTGCAGTTGCTCGGCCGGATCAACGCCGAGCTCGCCGTGTACACCGGACTCGTGGAGACGGCGCGAACCAACAACCGGGCGGGCAACCCGGTCGGCTCGTCGTATCTGTCCGAGGCGTCGTCGCTGATGCAGACACAGATCCTGCCGGACGCCCAGCGGCTGTACGAACGGACCTCGGCGCAGGTCGACCAGGAGACCGGCGCATCGACCCGCATCCCGGCGCCGGTCATCCTCGTCGTGCTCGCGACACTGTTGTTCGGTCTGTTCGCCAACCGCTGGCTGGCCCGGCGGACCAGGCGGCGGGTGAACATCGGGTTCGTCGCGGGCGGTATGGCGGTGCTGATCATGGTGTTGTGGGTCGGCACCGCGCTGGCCATCTCGACCACCGACAGCCGCAACGCCAAGGGCACCGGAGCCCAGTCGCTCAAGACGATCACCACCCTGGCCATCACCGCGCAGCAGGCCCGCGCCGACGAGACGCTCGCCCTGATCCGCCGTGGTGACGAGGAGGTCCGCAAACAGTCCTACTACCAGCGGATCGACGGTATGCAGAAGAAGCTGGCGGACTACCTCGCGAGCGAGGACGCCATCGACAGCGCCGACCTGATCGCCGCGGAGGACCTGCTGTCGCGGTGGCGAGCGGCCGACGACCGCATCAACGCCTACATCGCCGTCGGCAACTATCAGGCCGCCACCCAGGTGGCGCTCGGCACCGGCGAGGACGATTCCACGCCGGCGTTCGACAAGCTCAACGACGCGCTGAGCAATGCGATCGAGCAGAGCCGAAGCCAGCTGCGCAACGACATCCTCAACGCACGACGGGTGCTGTCGGGTGCGACGGCAGGTGCGGCGGCGCTCAGTGCGATCGCGGCGGTGGCGGTGGCGCTGGGCTTGTGGCCACGACTCAGTGAGTACCGGTGA
- a CDS encoding NUDIX hydrolase, with translation MRGDGDGWVFSDGGRYWGRHGAAGLLLRAPRSDGSAAVLLQHRAPWSHQGGTWGLPGGARDSHETPEQAAVREAHEEAGLCADQLIVRTTVVTAEVVGSDGASWTYTTVIADAPELLHTVPNRESAELRWVPEEDVASLPLHPGFAASWERLRTVTAAFPLVDGRR, from the coding sequence GTGCGTGGCGACGGTGACGGCTGGGTGTTCTCCGACGGCGGCCGCTACTGGGGCAGGCACGGCGCGGCCGGTCTGCTGCTGCGTGCGCCGCGCTCGGACGGTTCGGCCGCGGTGTTGTTGCAGCACCGGGCGCCGTGGAGCCATCAGGGCGGGACGTGGGGCCTGCCCGGCGGCGCCCGCGACAGCCACGAGACCCCCGAACAGGCCGCGGTGCGCGAGGCGCACGAGGAGGCGGGGCTCTGCGCCGATCAGCTGATCGTGCGGACCACCGTGGTGACCGCAGAAGTCGTCGGCTCCGACGGCGCGTCGTGGACCTACACCACCGTGATCGCCGACGCCCCTGAACTGCTGCACACCGTGCCCAACCGGGAGAGCGCCGAACTGCGCTGGGTCCCCGAGGAGGACGTCGCTTCCCTGCCCCTGCACCCGGGCTTCGCCGCCAGTTGGGAACGCCTCAGGACGGTGACCGCGGCTTTCCCGCTCGTCGACGGCCGGCGGTGA
- the thiE gene encoding thiamine phosphate synthase gives MREPLDRLGASLAQASLYLCTDARRERGDLAEFADAALAGGVDLIQLRDKGSPGEQRFGPLEAREELAALEILGDAARRHGALLAVNDRADVALAAGADVLHLGQDDLPLPVARRIIGPRPLIGRSTHDSVQVGAAVAEEVDYFCVGPCWPTPTKPGRPAPGLDLVRQAAALRTDKPWFAIGGIDEERLPEVLGAGARRIVVVRAITAADDPEAAAQRLRDALTAGRRRAGKPRSPS, from the coding sequence GTGCGTGAACCCCTCGACCGGCTCGGCGCATCCCTTGCGCAAGCCTCGCTGTACCTGTGCACAGACGCCCGCCGCGAACGCGGAGATCTCGCCGAATTCGCCGACGCGGCGCTCGCCGGAGGCGTCGACCTGATCCAGCTGCGCGACAAGGGGTCACCCGGCGAACAACGCTTCGGGCCGCTCGAGGCGCGCGAGGAACTGGCCGCGCTCGAGATCCTGGGCGACGCCGCCCGCCGCCACGGAGCGCTGCTGGCGGTCAACGACCGCGCGGATGTCGCACTGGCCGCCGGCGCCGACGTGCTGCACCTCGGTCAGGACGACCTGCCGCTGCCCGTGGCCCGTCGCATCATCGGTCCGCGCCCGCTGATCGGCCGCTCCACCCACGACAGCGTTCAGGTCGGCGCCGCGGTGGCCGAGGAGGTGGACTATTTCTGCGTCGGTCCGTGCTGGCCCACGCCGACCAAACCCGGACGCCCCGCCCCCGGCCTCGACCTGGTCCGCCAGGCGGCGGCGCTGAGGACCGACAAGCCGTGGTTCGCGATCGGCGGTATCGACGAGGAGCGGCTGCCCGAGGTGCTCGGAGCAGGTGCTCGCCGGATCGTCGTGGTACGCGCGATCACGGCCGCCGACGACCCGGAGGCGGCGGCTCAGCGCCTCAGGGACGCGCTCACCGCCGGCCGTCGACGAGCGGGAAAGCCGCGGTCACCGTCCTGA